Proteins co-encoded in one Capillibacterium thermochitinicola genomic window:
- a CDS encoding UPF0182 family membrane protein, whose translation MKKKVVFLLVLLLLAGMALFFFFSHQLVTWLWYRSLNALPQFWVPLLTKLGIRLGLGLFCFVFLFLNLRQTKRAFLELQTEVKFTPQQHFMFSAVTAFVLTLFLLPGAAPDWTVVQQYLHRTAFGVTDPIFQLDLGFYLFVYPFYQRLIVTLLGLIILTLLGVTLFYVVAQAYWYQDRKFQFWPRARIHLTILGVLFFLLKAADYFLSRCGLLFEEKPLLTGVDYTTHHIRIFGYNIMVLIAVLTALLLLLTLFKQRRHRLLIGSLGLWLCSLLLFLLVLPPLVETVLVKPNQFIMEEPYLEHHLRFTRFGFGLDRIEVKPYTLVPEADPSVLDPNHPSLANLRIWDWRPLLPAYNQLQSFRSYYTFHDIDLDRYPTPRGQKQVMIAARELDPTKIDQNWLNRHLVYTHGYGLAMNAVNQANNVGQPLFLVKDIPPVVDGSLPALELAHPQIYFGEGQDSYAIVRTREKEFDYPATGGENVTTTYQGRDGISLRRWLSRLLMAVELGDRNLILSGYIREESKILLYRNIKERVAKLAPFLIFDDDPYLVIADNRLFWMIDAYTVSRHLPYAAKHANGYNYIRNAVKVVVDAYHGTVDFYVVDPADPIIQTWQKVFPRMFKAFTAMPAALQEHIRYPEALFTVQQEMLLSFHLTDAKAFYEKEDFWSLPTQIYAHREEILEPYYVTLVLPGETQEEFLLMRPFTPRGKQNMIAWLVARCDPPNYGQLILYQLPKGTNTFGPMQIEARIGQHPEITELITLWSQSQSQLIRGNLLVIPIGGTILYAEPFYIQSNQAQMPEFKKVVLVWQDQVVIADNIEAALRRLKEEKGNALLTPVPTPAGETPAPETATPSPEAKAPALPADELFWANLERKLREAEDKFQEAKEKLQEIQELIEEAKKRTPGLN comes from the coding sequence ATGAAGAAAAAAGTGGTCTTCCTTCTTGTCCTGCTCCTCCTGGCCGGAATGGCGCTCTTTTTTTTCTTCTCCCACCAACTGGTTACCTGGTTGTGGTACCGGAGCCTCAATGCTTTGCCACAGTTTTGGGTTCCGCTCCTGACTAAACTGGGTATCCGCTTGGGACTGGGACTTTTCTGTTTTGTCTTTCTCTTCCTGAATCTCCGGCAAACGAAGAGAGCCTTTTTAGAACTGCAGACCGAGGTAAAATTTACCCCGCAGCAACATTTCATGTTCAGTGCCGTCACCGCGTTTGTCTTAACCCTCTTTTTGCTGCCCGGGGCGGCTCCCGACTGGACCGTGGTCCAACAATACTTACACCGCACCGCCTTTGGGGTAACCGACCCCATCTTCCAACTTGATCTCGGTTTCTATCTCTTTGTCTATCCTTTTTATCAGCGTCTGATCGTCACCCTCCTGGGCCTCATTATCCTTACATTGCTCGGCGTCACCCTGTTTTACGTCGTTGCCCAAGCCTACTGGTATCAGGATCGTAAGTTCCAGTTTTGGCCCCGTGCCCGTATTCACCTGACAATCCTGGGCGTCCTCTTCTTCCTGCTCAAAGCGGCCGATTATTTCCTCAGCCGGTGCGGCCTGCTCTTCGAGGAAAAGCCCTTATTGACCGGTGTGGACTACACCACCCACCATATCCGGATTTTCGGGTACAACATCATGGTACTGATTGCGGTCCTGACCGCGCTGCTCTTGTTGTTAACGCTTTTCAAACAACGGCGGCACCGGTTGCTCATCGGCAGCCTCGGCTTGTGGTTGTGCTCCTTACTCCTTTTCCTGCTGGTCCTTCCGCCGCTCGTCGAAACGGTGCTGGTCAAACCAAACCAGTTTATTATGGAAGAACCCTATCTGGAGCACCATCTCCGGTTTACCCGGTTCGGGTTTGGCTTGGACCGCATCGAAGTAAAACCCTATACGCTGGTTCCAGAAGCCGACCCGTCAGTTCTGGATCCCAACCACCCTTCCCTGGCCAATTTACGGATCTGGGACTGGCGGCCGCTCCTGCCCGCCTATAACCAACTGCAATCATTCCGTTCCTACTATACCTTCCACGATATTGATCTGGACCGTTACCCGACACCCCGGGGACAGAAACAGGTCATGATCGCCGCCCGGGAGCTTGACCCCACAAAAATAGACCAGAACTGGCTGAACCGGCACCTGGTTTACACCCACGGTTATGGTCTGGCGATGAATGCGGTTAACCAGGCCAATAACGTAGGTCAACCGCTCTTTTTGGTTAAGGATATCCCCCCGGTCGTGGACGGATCCCTCCCCGCCCTGGAACTGGCCCATCCCCAGATCTACTTCGGCGAGGGCCAAGACTCCTACGCGATCGTCCGGACGCGCGAAAAGGAGTTTGACTATCCGGCCACCGGCGGCGAGAATGTCACCACCACTTACCAAGGACGGGACGGGATCTCCCTCCGGCGCTGGTTATCCCGGCTCCTCATGGCGGTGGAGCTTGGCGACCGCAACCTCATCCTCTCTGGATATATCCGGGAGGAGAGCAAAATCCTTTTGTACCGCAACATTAAGGAGCGGGTGGCAAAGCTGGCCCCCTTCCTGATTTTCGATGACGACCCTTATCTCGTCATCGCCGACAACCGGTTGTTCTGGATGATCGACGCCTACACGGTCTCCCGCCACCTCCCCTACGCCGCCAAGCATGCCAACGGGTATAACTATATCCGCAACGCGGTAAAGGTGGTGGTCGATGCCTACCACGGCACTGTCGATTTTTATGTGGTAGACCCGGCCGACCCCATCATCCAAACCTGGCAGAAGGTTTTTCCCCGGATGTTCAAAGCGTTCACCGCAATGCCCGCTGCTTTACAGGAACACATCCGGTATCCGGAAGCCCTGTTCACCGTGCAGCAGGAGATGCTGCTCAGCTTCCACCTGACCGACGCGAAGGCCTTCTATGAAAAAGAAGATTTTTGGAGCCTGCCGACCCAGATCTACGCACACCGGGAAGAGATCCTTGAACCCTACTATGTCACGCTGGTCTTACCCGGGGAAACGCAGGAAGAATTTCTCTTGATGCGTCCCTTTACACCCCGGGGCAAGCAAAACATGATCGCCTGGTTGGTCGCCCGCTGCGATCCCCCCAACTATGGCCAGCTCATCCTGTACCAACTGCCAAAGGGGACCAACACCTTCGGGCCGATGCAGATTGAAGCCCGGATCGGCCAACACCCGGAAATAACCGAACTGATCACGCTGTGGAGTCAAAGCCAGTCCCAATTGATCCGTGGGAACCTGCTGGTGATTCCGATCGGCGGTACCATTCTGTACGCCGAACCATTTTACATCCAATCCAACCAGGCCCAGATGCCCGAGTTTAAAAAGGTCGTCCTCGTCTGGCAGGACCAGGTGGTCATCGCCGACAACATCGAGGCAGCCCTGCGCCGGCTCAAGGAAGAAAAAGGAAACGCCCTTCTCACACCGGTCCCGACTCCTGCGGGGGAAACACCCGCCCCCGAAACGGCAACACCTTCCCCGGAAGCAAAAGCGCCCGCCCTCCCCGCCGATGAATTGTTTTGGGCGAATCTAGAGCGGAAACTCCGGGAAGCGGAGGATAAATTCCAGGAAGCGAAGGAGAAACTCCAAGAAATACAGGAACTGATCGAAGAAGCGAAAAAAAGAACGCCCGGCCTTAATTAA
- a CDS encoding TIGR00725 family protein — MRKLIVGVMGGGEGASPEVCEMAYKLGGLIAQQGWILLNGGWGVGVMEASARGAKEHNGLTVGILPDRHKDLASPYIDIPIVTGMGDGRNIINVLSSDIVVALPGRSGTISEIALALKNGKKVILLNFPLTDIFVEYQKAGIMVLVHKPEEVIAKIKELYQLENDEKDE, encoded by the coding sequence ATGAGAAAACTGATCGTTGGCGTGATGGGAGGAGGAGAAGGCGCTTCTCCGGAAGTCTGTGAGATGGCCTACAAACTTGGCGGTCTCATCGCCCAGCAGGGTTGGATCCTTTTAAATGGCGGCTGGGGCGTAGGGGTGATGGAGGCGTCGGCCCGGGGGGCGAAAGAGCACAACGGCTTGACGGTGGGGATTCTGCCGGACCGCCATAAGGATCTGGCCTCACCTTATATCGATATTCCGATTGTAACCGGAATGGGGGACGGACGTAATATCATCAATGTCCTCTCCAGTGATATCGTGGTGGCTTTACCGGGGCGTTCCGGAACGATTTCCGAGATCGCCTTGGCCTTGAAAAACGGGAAAAAAGTGATCCTCCTCAATTTCCCGCTGACTGATATCTTTGTCGAATACCAGAAAGCAGGGATCATGGTCCTTGTGCATAAACCCGAAGAAGTGATTGCCAAGATTAAAGAGTTGTATCAGCTGGAGAACGACGAAAAAGACGAATAA